Proteins encoded together in one Impatiens glandulifera chromosome 1, dImpGla2.1, whole genome shotgun sequence window:
- the LOC124924594 gene encoding homologous recombination OB-fold protein, with product MEQWEELDVDDSDLPSLLRPCKKRQQQEETSSSFSHPSPVLTSPQTSTENPQFLSQTLFNHPKLQVQPSRRIIPGPAGAVQAAMFRKVTDGNCEDESVSTQDYIRRAVENPEDDDDFKCNPWLCALEYIGLVDGSLPVTPLSSVMKCSSVGRFDQVVAIVQSCTPNGLGDLMVSLKDPTGIIGASVHRKAVLESVNGKDISIGSVLILRKVAIFLPSRYKQYLNITLNNLVKVIPRDCGPPRKHSYTTSTVKYADLNCSKASSSRIDIDIIDNGSKASSSRIDIDIIDNGSKASSSRIDIDIIDNGSKENSSSQYIHVNSQATNTVQNNDKEIEPKTELGKQRESLNSRSLTEWTDEQLNELFAIDDEGENFGF from the exons ATGGAGCAATGGGAGGAACTGGATGTAGATGATTCCGACCTTCCTTCTCTCCTCCGCCCTTGCAAGAAGCGCCAACAACAAGAAGAAACTTCATCCTCATTCTCACATCCTTCTCCCGTTCTCACTTCCCCGCAAACTTCAACAGAAAACCCGCAATTTCTATCCCAAACCCTATTCAATCACCCAAAACTCCAAGTCCAGCCTTCTCGCCGCATAATTCCTGGACCTGCAGGTGCCGTTCAAGCTGCAATGTTCCGCAAAGTCACTGATGGTAATTGTGAAGATGAATCTGTTTCTACTCAGGATTACATCAGGCGTGCAGTTGAAAACCCAGAAGACGATGACGATTTCAAGTGCAATCCATGGCTTTGTGCTTTGGAGTACATCG GACTTGTTGATGGCTCGCTTCCAGTTACACCTTTGAGCTCTGTTATGAAATGCTCAAGCGTTGGCAGATTTGATCAG GTTGTTGCCATTGTTCAATCTTGCACACCAAATGGACTTGGTGATCTTATGGTGTCTCTGAAG GATCCCACGGGTATAATTGGTGCTAGTGTTCATCGTAAGGCGGTTTTAGAGAGTGTTAATGGGAAGGATATATCCATTGGCTCTGTCTTAATACTCCGAAAG GTTGCTATTTTCTTGCCTTCAAGGTATAAACAATATCTCAACATCACACTGAACAATTTGGTCAAG GTTATTCCTCGGGACTGTGGGCCACCAAGAAAACATAGCTACACCACATCTACCGTCAAATATGCTGATCTAAATTGTAGCAAAGCAAGTTCATCAAGAATTGACATTGACATCATTGATAATGGTAGCAAAGCAAGTTCATCAAGAATTGACATTGACATCATTGATAATGGTAGCAAAGCAAGTTCATCAAGAATTGACATTGATATCATTGATAATGGTAGCAAAGAAAATTCATCAAGCCAGTATATACATGTTAATAGTCAAGCAACAAACACAGTTCAAAATAATGACAAGGAAATTGAGCCTAAAACTGAACTTGGGAAACAAAGAGAGTCATTGAACTCAAGATCGCTTACAGAGTGGACAGACGAACAGCTGAATGAACTGTTTGCCATAGATGACGAGGGTGAGAATTTTGGCTTTTGA